The following are from one region of the Streptomyces decoyicus genome:
- a CDS encoding methyltransferase, protein MFKTTTDAELAGNPIDEVIGSTIRYAALTSAAKLGIFTALEEDGPKTLDELAAAIGASTDGTRAVADVAAVLGWLTLEDGRYRNGPLAERWLGKNAEYDFTPALLWAYELTNVMWDLPQAVRDGKPDRSLWERWADNPDAGRDFSAYMRVKSRLTVQSIVDAVPLPEGARRLLDLGGSHGLHSMAMCRRHPDLSATILDLPEALADTGTAIAEAGLTDRITLERGSFLSGDLGTGYDVVFLFEIVHNHTDEENRDLVARAAKALRPGGRIVVLEDVRGEELDEHNAAFSLAMYACSGDRTYSLPEISGWLTDAGLKTVERIALPSSVSLVVGTK, encoded by the coding sequence ATGTTCAAGACCACTACCGATGCCGAGCTGGCGGGCAACCCGATCGATGAGGTGATCGGTTCCACCATCCGCTACGCGGCGCTCACCTCCGCCGCCAAGCTCGGCATCTTCACCGCCCTGGAGGAGGACGGCCCGAAGACGCTCGACGAGCTGGCCGCGGCGATCGGCGCGAGCACGGACGGCACCCGTGCGGTGGCCGACGTCGCCGCCGTCCTGGGCTGGCTCACCCTGGAGGACGGGCGCTACCGCAACGGCCCGCTCGCCGAGCGCTGGCTCGGCAAGAACGCCGAGTACGACTTCACCCCGGCGCTGTTGTGGGCGTACGAACTCACCAACGTCATGTGGGATCTGCCGCAGGCCGTACGGGACGGCAAGCCCGACCGGTCGCTGTGGGAGCGCTGGGCCGACAACCCCGATGCCGGGCGGGACTTCTCCGCGTACATGCGGGTCAAGTCGCGGCTGACCGTGCAGTCCATCGTCGACGCCGTACCGCTGCCCGAAGGCGCACGGCGCCTGTTGGACCTGGGAGGTTCGCACGGACTGCACTCCATGGCCATGTGCCGTCGCCACCCCGACCTGTCCGCCACCATCCTCGACCTGCCCGAGGCGCTCGCCGACACCGGCACCGCGATTGCGGAGGCGGGACTGACCGACCGGATCACCCTGGAGCGCGGCAGCTTCCTCAGCGGCGACCTCGGCACCGGATATGACGTGGTCTTCCTCTTCGAGATCGTGCACAACCACACCGACGAGGAGAACCGGGACCTGGTCGCGCGGGCCGCCAAGGCGCTGCGGCCGGGCGGCCGGATCGTGGTGCTGGAAGACGTACGCGGCGAGGAGCTCGACGAGCACAACGCGGCGTTCTCCCTGGCGATGTACGCCTGCTCCGGCGACCGCACCTACAGCCTGCCGGAGATCTCCGGCTGGCTCACCGACGCGGGGCTGAAGACCGTCGAGCGGATCGCGCTGCCCTCATCCGTCTCTCTGGTCGTCGGCACCAAGTAA
- a CDS encoding DUF6191 domain-containing protein yields MIVALWVLLFAWAGRRRRKYGGGGATSGPWDELFQPSRQHVQEEKERRLTLRDDTKSGAPPRGSVDLHSGTAVMRPEPGHRPEAR; encoded by the coding sequence GTGATCGTGGCCCTTTGGGTACTGCTCTTCGCGTGGGCGGGCCGGCGTCGGCGCAAGTACGGAGGCGGCGGCGCGACATCCGGCCCCTGGGACGAGCTCTTCCAACCCTCACGACAGCACGTCCAGGAGGAGAAGGAACGCCGCCTCACCCTCCGTGACGACACGAAGTCCGGCGCACCGCCGCGCGGCTCCGTGGACCTGCACTCCGGCACAGCAGTGATGCGCCCGGAGCCCGGCCACCGGCCCGAAGCACGCTGA
- a CDS encoding MarR family winged helix-turn-helix transcriptional regulator: protein MEPDHVDEIISAWGHELPEIAGLPLELAKRTALLVSAFDIAAGAELEKLGLTQAEYGVLATLRRIGAPYRLKPTDLTHALLLSSGGTSNVIKRLVAAGYVTRAAAEDDARSSWVQLTPSGVETAEAAVRATTAVHARLVDRIPAPTAKALSEQLRIALAAIEEGVLIRR from the coding sequence GTGGAGCCTGACCACGTAGACGAGATCATCTCGGCATGGGGACACGAGCTGCCCGAAATCGCCGGTCTCCCGCTGGAACTCGCCAAACGGACCGCCCTGTTGGTTTCGGCCTTCGACATCGCCGCCGGCGCCGAGCTGGAGAAGCTGGGGCTCACCCAGGCCGAGTACGGAGTGCTCGCCACCCTGCGGCGGATCGGCGCCCCCTACCGCCTCAAGCCGACCGATCTCACCCACGCTCTCCTGCTGTCCTCCGGCGGCACCAGCAATGTCATCAAGCGCCTGGTGGCCGCCGGTTATGTCACCCGCGCGGCGGCCGAGGACGATGCGCGCAGCAGCTGGGTACAGCTCACGCCGAGCGGCGTGGAGACCGCCGAGGCGGCGGTGCGCGCCACCACCGCCGTGCACGCCCGGCTCGTCGACCGCATTCCGGCACCCACCGCGAAGGCGCTCAGTGAGCAACTGCGGATCGCCCTTGCCGCCATCGAGGAAGGCGTGCTGATCCGCCGCTGA
- a CDS encoding thermostable hemolysin: MQIDLAHRASSSWLDAADLAREVYAQAYGADVAPRPDSFIVARPDCGGAAEPCPPLACAGLTFGRDQELFSERYLDTGIEAAALDRLGVTVDRRRVVEVGALATRRASVGRELIRATPIISWCLGMEYILCTATRSLITTLARTGICFEPFGPADPGRLAPDEAARWGSYYDQKPQVGVIALNALDRLFSDTTGRYSVTDLQLSISAMEVAGHAGH, from the coding sequence GTGCAGATCGATCTGGCACACCGGGCGAGCAGCTCATGGCTGGACGCCGCGGACCTCGCTCGCGAGGTGTACGCCCAGGCCTATGGCGCCGATGTGGCGCCCCGGCCCGACTCGTTCATCGTCGCCCGCCCGGACTGCGGCGGGGCGGCGGAGCCCTGCCCGCCACTGGCCTGCGCGGGGCTCACCTTCGGCAGGGACCAGGAACTGTTCTCCGAGCGGTATCTCGACACCGGGATCGAGGCCGCCGCACTGGACCGTCTCGGGGTCACCGTGGACCGCAGGCGGGTGGTGGAGGTGGGGGCACTGGCCACCAGACGCGCCTCGGTCGGCCGTGAACTGATCAGAGCCACCCCGATCATCTCCTGGTGCCTGGGCATGGAGTACATCCTGTGCACCGCCACCCGGAGCCTGATCACGACGCTGGCCCGTACCGGCATCTGCTTCGAACCGTTCGGGCCCGCCGACCCCGGCCGGCTGGCTCCCGACGAGGCGGCGCGCTGGGGCTCGTACTACGACCAGAAGCCGCAGGTCGGCGTCATCGCGCTGAACGCCCTGGACCGGCTGTTCTCCGACACCACCGGGCGCTACTCCGTCACCGATCTCCAACTGAGCATCAGCGCAATGGAGGTGGCCGGCCATGCGGGCCATTAG
- a CDS encoding O-methyltransferase, whose protein sequence is MSRTPTGLEDARVGAVLEEIARTAEHHDPDVMKRAYATAADWPQPPTAQEAAELCAQAALPVHPQVGTFLFQLVRSLRPALVVEFGTSFGASTIYAAAALRDNGGGRIIGSELHPGKADRARGHLERAGLGSHAEIRTGDAREQLAALPGPVDLVLLDGWKELYLPVLKVLEPALRAGSLIVSDNLPMLPPEFTDHVRTAGNGYLSQQLPLGDGIEFSLRLQDEA, encoded by the coding sequence ATGAGCCGCACGCCCACCGGGCTGGAGGACGCGCGTGTCGGCGCCGTCCTGGAGGAGATCGCCCGCACCGCCGAGCACCATGACCCGGACGTCATGAAGCGCGCCTACGCCACCGCGGCCGACTGGCCGCAGCCGCCCACCGCCCAGGAGGCCGCCGAGCTGTGTGCCCAGGCCGCGCTGCCCGTGCACCCGCAGGTCGGCACCTTCCTCTTCCAGCTCGTACGGAGCCTGCGCCCGGCGCTCGTCGTGGAATTCGGCACCTCCTTCGGCGCTTCGACGATCTATGCGGCGGCGGCGCTGCGCGACAATGGCGGCGGCCGCATCATCGGCTCGGAGCTGCATCCCGGCAAGGCCGACCGGGCACGCGGCCATCTGGAGCGCGCGGGGCTCGGCAGCCACGCCGAGATCCGGACCGGCGATGCCCGCGAACAGCTCGCCGCGCTCCCCGGGCCGGTCGACCTGGTGCTGCTGGACGGATGGAAGGAGCTCTATCTCCCGGTCCTCAAGGTGCTCGAACCCGCGCTGCGGGCCGGCTCCCTGATCGTCTCCGACAATCTGCCGATGCTGCCGCCCGAGTTCACCGACCACGTCCGCACGGCCGGCAACGGCTACCTCTCCCAGCAGCTGCCCCTGGGCGACGGCATCGAGTTCTCCCTCCGCCTCCAGGACGAGGCATGA
- a CDS encoding flavodoxin family protein — MQIKVAVAYHSGYGHTAKQAAAVAAGAEKVPDTQVRLVSLAELNDELWEVLQESDALIFGTPTYMGGSSAVFRAFVEATSQVWGDNMRWKNKIAGGFTNSGNMAGDKLNALIDIALFAAQHGMVWVGLAEYGGWNTSSGSPEDINRLGSWLGAMSQSNNDEGPDVTPCASDLRTAEALGRRIAETAHVHRAGRAAVGFDEVSD; from the coding sequence ATGCAGATCAAGGTTGCGGTGGCGTATCACAGTGGATACGGCCACACCGCAAAGCAGGCGGCGGCCGTCGCGGCCGGCGCGGAAAAGGTTCCCGACACCCAGGTGCGCCTGGTCTCCCTCGCCGAGCTGAACGACGAACTGTGGGAGGTGCTCCAGGAGTCCGACGCCCTGATCTTCGGCACGCCGACCTACATGGGCGGCAGCAGCGCCGTCTTCCGCGCGTTCGTCGAGGCCACCAGCCAGGTCTGGGGCGACAACATGCGCTGGAAGAACAAGATCGCCGGTGGCTTCACCAACAGCGGCAACATGGCGGGGGACAAGCTCAACGCGCTGATCGACATCGCCCTGTTCGCCGCCCAGCACGGCATGGTCTGGGTCGGCCTCGCCGAGTACGGCGGCTGGAACACCTCCTCGGGCAGCCCCGAGGACATCAACCGGCTCGGCAGCTGGCTGGGCGCGATGTCCCAGTCCAACAACGACGAGGGGCCCGACGTCACCCCTTGCGCCAGCGATCTGCGGACCGCCGAGGCACTCGGCCGCCGCATCGCCGAGACCGCCCACGTCCACCGGGCCGGCCGCGCGGCTGTCGGGTTCGACGAGGTCTCCGACTGA
- a CDS encoding CAP domain-containing protein, whose translation MNNDHLQTDLHDEAPTGSDRRANGSAAHRRSGLSGTDSRSGGRHGRSGGLHRGGGHPRRKATLLAVASVIVVGATGAVLIRPDSGADQALAAEGRSAPVTTDAATSASPAPKASKPPKSRKPSASPSEAKRHGKRHTPARPHAKTPDRTTDTVKRTTPRAPQRESGSGAGAPAGTRAATSTAAAFAQKVVELVNAQRAQHGCGPLTVDPHIQAAAQAHSDDMAARNYYEHNTPEGVDPGTRMTKAGFQWGSWAENIFKSPKDPATAVKGWMDSPGHRDNILNCSYKSTGVGVNLSANGPWWTQDFGTHS comes from the coding sequence ATGAACAACGACCACCTTCAGACGGATCTGCACGACGAGGCCCCTACGGGGAGCGACCGCCGGGCGAACGGGTCCGCCGCGCACCGGCGTTCCGGCCTGTCCGGCACCGACAGCCGCTCGGGGGGACGGCACGGGCGGAGCGGCGGTCTGCACCGCGGTGGCGGTCATCCCCGACGGAAGGCCACGCTGCTGGCGGTGGCTTCCGTGATCGTCGTGGGCGCTACCGGTGCGGTGCTGATACGACCCGACTCCGGAGCCGACCAGGCGCTCGCGGCAGAGGGCCGGTCCGCGCCGGTGACGACCGACGCCGCCACCTCCGCCTCCCCGGCGCCGAAGGCCTCGAAGCCGCCCAAGAGCCGCAAGCCCTCGGCCTCCCCGTCCGAAGCCAAGCGACACGGCAAGCGGCACACCCCTGCCCGGCCGCACGCCAAGACCCCCGACCGCACCACGGACACGGTCAAGCGCACGACGCCCCGCGCCCCGCAGCGCGAGTCCGGATCCGGAGCCGGTGCGCCGGCCGGAACGCGGGCGGCAACGAGCACCGCCGCGGCGTTCGCGCAGAAGGTCGTCGAGCTGGTCAACGCCCAGCGGGCGCAGCACGGCTGCGGCCCGCTCACCGTCGACCCCCATATCCAGGCCGCGGCGCAGGCCCACTCGGACGACATGGCCGCCCGCAACTACTACGAGCACAACACCCCGGAAGGCGTCGATCCCGGAACCCGGATGACCAAAGCCGGTTTCCAGTGGGGCAGTTGGGCCGAGAACATCTTCAAGAGCCCCAAAGATCCGGCCACGGCGGTGAAGGGCTGGATGGACAGCCCGGGCCATCGCGACAACATCCTCAACTGCTCCTACAAGTCCACCGGAGTGGGCGTCAATCTCAGCGCCAACGGTCCGTGGTGGACCCAGGACTTCGGCACACACTCCTGA
- a CDS encoding TauD/TfdA family dioxygenase: MTTIADVRPYGAATGRLVLPAGDGSLRALDPAWVTGLLADAGFLLFRGFRTDLEEFTSFVKAHSSRITLDPARSFHGGEVAQKVDAGTGAVGLHLENGNSPFGPDLTWFLCEKAAASGSRTTVCDGYRVWDAASDTARAVFGIKDIMYSRRVEEPKWKAFVCHQTEGRKDPGDITFADMKELVGNNVSTTLQLNDDGSLHYAYRTGAARATLFGSRLAWANSIFGPSYNYETPHITFADGTDIPEELLAEFRRLTSELTEELDWQDGDLALIDNTRVMHGRREILDTDRTIYNAQSYLDPALLAAVRNGKAQR; this comes from the coding sequence ATGACCACGATCGCTGACGTCCGGCCCTACGGCGCCGCCACGGGCCGGCTCGTCCTGCCCGCCGGGGACGGTTCGCTGCGTGCGCTGGACCCGGCATGGGTCACCGGGCTGCTCGCCGACGCCGGCTTTCTGCTCTTCCGGGGCTTCCGCACCGACCTGGAGGAGTTCACCTCGTTCGTGAAGGCGCACTCCAGCCGGATCACCCTCGACCCGGCACGCTCCTTCCACGGCGGTGAGGTCGCCCAGAAGGTGGACGCCGGCACCGGCGCCGTCGGCCTCCATCTGGAGAACGGCAACAGCCCCTTCGGACCCGATCTGACGTGGTTCCTGTGCGAGAAGGCCGCCGCCAGCGGCTCGCGGACCACGGTCTGCGACGGCTACCGCGTCTGGGACGCGGCCAGTGACACCGCCCGCGCGGTCTTCGGCATCAAGGACATCATGTACAGCCGCAGGGTGGAGGAGCCCAAGTGGAAGGCGTTCGTCTGCCACCAGACGGAAGGCCGCAAGGACCCCGGCGACATCACCTTCGCCGATATGAAGGAACTGGTGGGCAACAATGTCTCCACCACCCTCCAGCTCAACGACGACGGTTCCCTCCACTACGCGTACCGCACCGGCGCCGCCCGCGCCACGCTCTTCGGCAGCCGGCTCGCCTGGGCCAACAGCATCTTCGGCCCCTCGTACAACTACGAGACCCCGCACATCACCTTCGCCGACGGCACCGACATCCCCGAGGAACTCCTCGCCGAATTCCGCCGGCTCACCTCCGAACTGACCGAGGAGCTGGACTGGCAGGACGGTGACCTGGCGCTGATCGACAACACGCGGGTGATGCACGGCCGCCGCGAGATCCTCGACACCGACCGGACCATCTACAACGCACAGAGCTACCTGGACCCCGCACTGCTGGCCGCCGTGCGGAACGGGAAGGCGCAACGATGA
- a CDS encoding nuclear transport factor 2 family protein, translated as MNPRTHRRTLLRAGFAALPLAAVTPAAHAAERSGKLTAAQVSSWTDAYLEAWRTKNDTAAVRLFTPDAVYEAVPGVPAQTFRGRDAIGRYWRDITAGQSDMTGRHGTPVVTGNRAAVELWVTLRAPAINPDGDHWVTFLESNILLFAPDGRCRRNTEYWNLQMGRLQPPQGWGTA; from the coding sequence GTGAATCCCCGTACCCACCGCCGTACCCTGCTCCGGGCCGGCTTCGCCGCGCTGCCGCTGGCGGCAGTGACACCGGCCGCACACGCCGCCGAACGGTCCGGCAAGCTCACCGCCGCCCAGGTATCGAGCTGGACCGATGCCTATCTGGAGGCCTGGCGGACCAAGAACGACACGGCCGCGGTCCGGCTGTTCACCCCCGACGCCGTGTACGAAGCGGTGCCCGGCGTCCCCGCACAGACCTTCCGCGGGCGCGACGCCATCGGGCGCTACTGGCGCGACATCACCGCCGGCCAGAGCGACATGACGGGCCGTCACGGCACCCCGGTCGTCACCGGCAACCGGGCCGCCGTCGAACTCTGGGTCACCCTGCGGGCCCCCGCCATCAACCCCGACGGCGACCACTGGGTCACCTTCCTGGAGAGCAACATCCTGCTCTTCGCGCCCGACGGCCGCTGCCGGCGCAACACCGAGTACTGGAACCTCCAGATGGGCCGTCTGCAACCGCCCCAGGGGTGGGGCACTGCATGA
- a CDS encoding AMP-binding protein, translated as MRAIRESLVRFGESPRPMIEVLGEDGVPARTLGYQEVTRRAADLAERIGHGDGRPLRIGVVCGNTPEFVVADLALIVARAIEVPVPLAFSAEQAAGLLEETDLCLADAAGQERLTQWGRDRVLRPDCTVLPLSTDGPVPSAPLVLAPAGGGEADWECKVIHTSGTTSRPKGVRIRAAALNELLGSLRSVMPRGAFARYLSLVPFSLLIEQVTGLYMVLLDGGTLVLMPPGKALVGTAAAAAADAMPYVAASRPTAMVATPALVDAFATAADEAEAGGRAVAPALFGSAEAPLICCGGAPVHPELLRRLEEHGLPVHEGYGLSENSSVVSWNTPAARRPGTVGRPLPHVRVKLADDGELLVNSTSLFAGYTRDDPSSLVLDADGWLRTGDLARIDGEGFLSITGRKKNVIITAAGRNVAPEWVEAQYAQLPFVRAVAVVGDGLTVLHGLFLVEESTGLAEAEAAVREFGAAHLSEVERVAVPHLTLADERLYRRFFTVTGRPMRAAIRTALSNGTLYDHQGADA; from the coding sequence ATGCGGGCCATTAGGGAGAGCCTGGTCAGGTTCGGTGAATCGCCGCGTCCGATGATCGAGGTGCTGGGGGAGGACGGTGTCCCGGCACGGACCCTCGGCTACCAGGAGGTGACGCGCCGGGCCGCGGACCTCGCCGAACGGATCGGCCACGGGGACGGCCGGCCGCTGCGCATCGGTGTGGTCTGCGGCAACACCCCCGAATTCGTGGTCGCCGATCTCGCACTGATCGTCGCACGCGCCATCGAGGTGCCGGTCCCGCTCGCCTTCTCCGCCGAACAGGCCGCCGGTCTGCTGGAGGAGACCGACCTGTGTCTTGCGGACGCGGCCGGACAGGAGCGTCTGACGCAGTGGGGGAGGGACCGGGTGCTGCGCCCGGACTGCACGGTGCTGCCGCTGTCCACCGACGGGCCCGTTCCGTCAGCGCCGCTGGTGCTGGCGCCGGCCGGCGGCGGCGAAGCGGACTGGGAGTGCAAGGTCATTCACACCTCCGGGACGACCTCACGTCCCAAGGGGGTGCGGATCCGGGCAGCCGCGCTGAATGAACTGCTGGGGTCACTGCGGTCGGTGATGCCCCGCGGGGCCTTCGCCCGCTATCTCTCCCTCGTTCCGTTCAGCCTGCTCATCGAGCAGGTCACCGGCCTCTACATGGTCCTGCTCGACGGCGGGACGCTCGTCCTGATGCCGCCCGGCAAGGCCCTGGTCGGCACCGCGGCCGCGGCCGCCGCCGACGCCATGCCGTACGTGGCCGCGTCCCGCCCGACCGCGATGGTCGCCACGCCCGCGCTCGTCGACGCCTTCGCCACCGCCGCGGACGAGGCCGAGGCCGGCGGACGGGCCGTGGCACCGGCCCTGTTCGGGAGTGCCGAGGCGCCGCTCATCTGCTGCGGCGGTGCGCCCGTGCACCCCGAGCTGCTGCGCCGTCTGGAGGAGCACGGCCTCCCCGTCCACGAGGGGTACGGACTGTCCGAGAACAGCTCCGTGGTCAGCTGGAACACCCCGGCCGCGCGCCGTCCGGGCACTGTGGGCCGCCCGCTGCCCCACGTCCGCGTCAAGCTCGCGGACGACGGGGAACTCCTGGTCAACAGCACCTCGTTGTTCGCCGGCTACACCCGGGACGACCCCTCCAGCCTCGTCCTCGACGCCGACGGCTGGCTCCGCACCGGCGATCTGGCCCGGATCGACGGGGAGGGGTTCCTCAGCATCACCGGCCGCAAGAAGAACGTCATCATCACCGCGGCGGGCCGCAACGTGGCCCCCGAGTGGGTCGAGGCGCAATACGCCCAACTCCCGTTCGTCCGCGCCGTCGCGGTGGTCGGCGACGGACTCACCGTCCTCCACGGTCTGTTCCTGGTCGAGGAGTCCACCGGCCTCGCGGAAGCCGAAGCAGCCGTCCGGGAGTTCGGCGCAGCACACCTCTCCGAGGTGGAACGGGTGGCCGTACCGCACCTCACCCTGGCCGACGAGCGCCTCTACCGCAGGTTCTTCACCGTCACCGGCCGGCCCATGCGGGCAGCCATCCGCACCGCTCTGTCCAACGGAACGCTGTACGACCACCAAGGAGCTGACGCATGA
- a CDS encoding alpha/beta hydrolase, translating to MREFSAAPDRLPSCFRGVRGATAYRLPGSSDGGRLVTLGTGPHGVVFAPISWGDACEWAAEAKRLAADGYHVVTFDWGADRRRTVSDATRLLRSRGTKSVAWVGGCMGGTLMLGMLTDRTARPAGVAGISPLASLGGYTAGNGTSYAGELLLLGTADDPLSDEGRLRELAHSFPKAEVKVLPGTLHAAEIFAGPHGDTARRNLDGFLDRTFAPTGG from the coding sequence ATGCGAGAGTTCAGCGCCGCACCGGACCGGCTGCCGTCCTGCTTCCGCGGCGTCCGGGGAGCCACCGCATACCGTCTGCCCGGTTCCTCGGACGGCGGTCGCCTGGTCACCCTGGGCACCGGACCGCACGGGGTCGTCTTCGCCCCCATCTCCTGGGGCGACGCCTGTGAATGGGCGGCCGAGGCCAAGCGGCTCGCCGCCGACGGCTACCACGTCGTCACCTTCGACTGGGGAGCGGACCGCCGCCGGACGGTGTCCGACGCGACCCGGTTGCTGCGCTCGCGCGGCACCAAGAGCGTGGCGTGGGTGGGCGGTTGTATGGGCGGCACGCTCATGCTCGGCATGCTGACGGACCGCACCGCCCGCCCGGCCGGCGTCGCCGGCATCAGCCCGCTCGCCTCGTTGGGCGGCTACACCGCCGGGAACGGCACGTCCTACGCCGGCGAACTGCTGCTCCTGGGGACCGCCGACGATCCGCTCTCCGACGAAGGGCGGCTGCGCGAGCTCGCCCACAGCTTCCCGAAGGCCGAGGTCAAGGTCCTGCCCGGCACTCTCCACGCCGCCGAGATCTTCGCCGGTCCGCACGGTGACACGGCCCGCCGCAATCTCGACGGCTTCCTCGACCGCACCTTCGCCCCGACAGGCGGCTGA
- a CDS encoding amidohydrolase family protein, with amino-acid sequence MTSARTLLTGGRVLSMDPAIGELPAADILVEDGRITAVRPDIDATEAGERIDARGCLVLPGFVDTHRHMWQAVLRGSGADQTLDEYFATVLHTLAPRLTADDLHVGNLLSALGALDAGVTTVQDISNVAKPTEEYTDALLDALTDSGLRSVFAYGHGTAQDARRVRTRRLHAKDGLVTMALNAEAGTDETIRRGWALARELDLPTALHVRGGRPVSRLRRLGVLRPGTVFIHGTGMEDGELRMIHDSGGALSVAPAIEMTMGHGLPPFAAAAAAGLLPSLSVDVEVAAPSDMFTQMRAAFQIGRFAALQGHAGPEAPLLTAREVLEFATLGGAAALGMADSIGSLTPGKQADLLVLRTDRPGVAPVHDATAAVVSSMDRADVDTVMVAGRVVKRQGRLQYAGLPRLLARAQDVRDRLAAC; translated from the coding sequence ATGACCTCCGCTCGTACGCTCCTCACCGGTGGCCGTGTCCTCAGCATGGACCCGGCCATCGGTGAACTGCCGGCCGCCGACATCCTGGTGGAGGACGGCCGGATCACCGCGGTACGCCCGGACATCGACGCCACGGAGGCGGGCGAGCGGATCGACGCCCGGGGGTGCCTCGTGCTGCCCGGCTTCGTCGACACCCACCGGCACATGTGGCAGGCCGTGCTGCGCGGCAGTGGCGCGGACCAGACCCTCGACGAGTATTTCGCGACCGTGCTGCACACCCTGGCGCCCCGGCTCACCGCCGACGATCTCCACGTCGGGAACCTGCTGAGCGCGCTGGGTGCGCTGGACGCGGGGGTGACCACCGTGCAGGACATCTCCAACGTCGCCAAGCCGACCGAGGAGTACACCGACGCCCTGCTCGATGCGCTCACCGACTCCGGACTGCGCAGCGTCTTCGCCTACGGACACGGCACGGCACAGGATGCCCGCCGGGTCCGTACCCGCCGGCTGCACGCCAAGGACGGCCTGGTGACCATGGCGCTCAACGCCGAGGCCGGCACTGACGAGACCATCCGGCGCGGCTGGGCCCTGGCACGGGAACTGGACCTGCCGACCGCCCTGCACGTCCGGGGCGGCAGGCCGGTCTCCCGGCTGCGCCGCCTCGGCGTACTGCGTCCCGGCACGGTGTTCATCCACGGCACCGGGATGGAGGACGGTGAGCTGCGGATGATCCACGACAGCGGTGGCGCGCTGTCGGTCGCGCCCGCCATCGAAATGACGATGGGCCACGGGCTGCCGCCGTTCGCCGCGGCGGCGGCAGCCGGACTGCTGCCCAGCCTCAGCGTGGACGTCGAAGTCGCCGCGCCGAGCGATATGTTCACGCAGATGCGGGCCGCGTTCCAGATCGGGCGCTTCGCCGCGCTTCAGGGCCATGCGGGCCCGGAAGCGCCGTTGCTCACGGCGCGGGAGGTCCTGGAGTTCGCGACGCTCGGCGGCGCCGCGGCGCTCGGGATGGCGGACAGCATCGGTTCCCTCACCCCGGGCAAGCAGGCCGATCTGCTCGTGCTGCGGACCGACCGCCCCGGCGTGGCGCCGGTGCATGACGCCACCGCGGCCGTCGTGTCCTCGATGGACCGCGCCGATGTCGACACCGTGATGGTCGCCGGGCGGGTCGTCAAGCGGCAGGGACGGTTGCAGTACGCCGGGCTGCCGCGGCTGCTGGCACGGGCCCAGGACGTGCGCGACCGGCTGGCCGCCTGCTGA
- a CDS encoding MerR family transcriptional regulator yields the protein MAWSISEVVRMSGVTSRTLRHYDEVGLLPPAWIGSNGHRYYEEADLLRLQQILLMRELDLGLREIQAVLDSQVDQVAVLREHHRRLLKERDRLETLARTVGRTIAELEEERDTDSMTRINRPENLFEGFEPHPAEAEVRERWPQAWEQSRQAIETMTAEDMEQWQREVTARMIRIAEFMVAGTPPADPAVQDELDAHYQDICRFWTPNSAAYKGLGQTYVDDPQIRANYDKIADGLAVYQRDAMVVYADARLS from the coding sequence ATGGCCTGGTCGATCTCGGAGGTGGTCCGGATGTCCGGGGTGACGTCCCGGACGCTGCGGCATTACGACGAGGTCGGGCTCTTGCCGCCTGCGTGGATCGGAAGCAACGGGCACCGCTACTACGAGGAGGCCGATCTGCTGCGGCTGCAGCAGATCCTGCTGATGCGGGAGCTGGACCTGGGGCTGCGCGAGATCCAGGCGGTTCTGGACAGCCAGGTCGATCAGGTGGCCGTGCTGCGCGAGCACCACCGGCGGCTGCTGAAGGAGCGGGACCGGCTGGAGACGCTGGCACGCACGGTCGGGCGGACCATCGCCGAACTGGAGGAAGAAAGGGACACCGACAGCATGACAAGGATCAACAGGCCGGAGAACCTTTTCGAGGGATTCGAGCCCCACCCCGCCGAGGCCGAGGTGCGCGAGCGGTGGCCTCAGGCGTGGGAGCAGTCCCGGCAGGCCATCGAGACGATGACCGCCGAGGACATGGAGCAGTGGCAGCGCGAGGTGACGGCGCGGATGATCCGCATCGCGGAGTTCATGGTGGCCGGCACACCGCCTGCCGATCCTGCGGTGCAGGACGAACTGGACGCCCACTACCAGGACATCTGCCGCTTCTGGACCCCGAACTCGGCCGCGTACAAGGGCCTGGGCCAGACCTACGTCGACGACCCGCAGATCCGCGCGAACTACGACAAGATCGCCGACGGGCTGGCCGTCTACCAGCGCGATGCGATGGTCGTCTACGCCGATGCCCGGCTGAGCTGA